A single region of the Cucumis melo cultivar AY unplaced genomic scaffold, USDA_Cmelo_AY_1.0 utg000376l, whole genome shotgun sequence genome encodes:
- the LOC127145952 gene encoding polygalacturonase-like, with the protein MALHKTLFILFLFLTLASASTFNVVDFGAKPNIGTDSSQAFEEAWASACRATTAVSIYVPKGRFYVKSIAFEGPCNNNDITIRIDGTLLAPSNYAVIANSGNWITFKRVDGVNVFGGVLDAQGFGLWACKNSKSSCPSGATSLEFSNSKNIMVSGLTSLNSQMFHIVINGCQNVKAQGLKISAAGNSPNTDGIHVALSSTVTILNSIIGTGDDCISIGPGTSNLWIENVACGPGHGISIGSLGREVQEDGVENVTVKSATFTNTQNGVRIKTWGKPSNGFARSVIFQDIVMVNVENPIIIDQNYCPDNKGCPGQDSGVKISDVTYRNIHGTSATQVAMKFDCSSKFPCNDITLEDVELSYKNEAAEASCSHAEGSAAGLVQPSSCL; encoded by the exons ATGGCTCTTCACAAAACCTTATTCattcttttcctcttcctcaCTTTGGCCTCGGCTTCCACCTTTAACGTAGTCGATTTCGGTGCAAAACCCAACATCGGAACCGACTCATCGCAGGCGTTCGAGGAAGCTTGGGCTAGTGCATGTCGTGCAACGACAGCCGTGTCCATTTATGTTCCAAAAGGGAGATTCTATGTGAAAAGTATAGCATTTGAAGGGCCTTGCAATAATAATGATATCACTATACGAATTGATGGGACGCTTTTGGCTCCATCAAACTATGCTGTGATTGCAAATTCAGGAAATTGGATCACTTTTAAACGTGTTGATGGTGTTAACGTGTTTGGTGGCGTTCTTGATGCCCAAGGATTTGGATTATGGGCTTGCAAGAATTCCAAAAGCTCTTGCCCCTCCGGAGCCACG TCGTTGGAATTTTCCAATTCAAAGAATATAATGGTTAGTGGCTTAACGTCACTAAATAGTCAAATGTTCCACATAGTAATCAATGGTTGTCAAAATGTGAAAGCACAAGGACTGAAGATATCAGCTGCTGGTAATAGCCCAAACACCGACGGCATTCACGTAGCATTATCCTCAACGGTTACTATCCTCAACTCTATAATTGGCACGGGCGACGATTGCATTTCAATAGGTCCTGGCACGTCGAACTTGTGGATTGAGAATGTTGCTTGTGGACCTGGACATGGAATCAG CATTGGGAGTTTAGGAAGAGAAGTGCAAGAAGATGGTGTTGAGAATGTAACAGTTAAATCTGCTACATTCACAAACACACAAAATGGGGTCAGAATTAAAACATGGGGAAAGCCGAGCAATGGATTTGCAAGAAGCGTTATCTTTCAAGACATTGTAATGGTCAATGTGGAAAATCCTATCATTATTGATCAAAATTATTGCCCCGACAACAAAGGTTGTCCTGGACAG gATTCTGGAGTTAAAATCAGCGATGTGACATATCGAAACATACACGGAACATCAGCGACGCAAGTTGCGATGAAATTCGATTGTAGCTCGAAATTTCCATGCAATGACATAACTTTGGAGGATGTGGAGTTGAGTTATAAGAATGAAGCAGCTGAAGCTTCATGTAGTCATGCTGAAGGAAGTGCTGCTGGTTTAGTTCAGCCATCAAGTTGTTTGTAG